The sequence below is a genomic window from Candidatus Polarisedimenticolaceae bacterium.
CTTCACCGGCTTGACGACGGTCATGGGCAACCCCCGCCCAGAACCTGCGCAAGGTCGCAGCCGCCGATCGCCTGCGCTTCGGGACGCTCCCCCCCCGTGGCCGCGCCGAAGCTCCCCTCCCGGGTCGCGTCCTGCCCGACGACGACGAAGTAGAGGAACGAGCCTTCCGGCGGATCTCCCGGGTCGAACGAGGCCGACCCGGAGGTCCCGAGGCCGCAGGCGGCGGCGCTCCACTGCACCGATCCGGCGATCGGGCCGGCGCCCCAGTAGGCGACGTGATCGGTCGCGCCGCACCCCGGCGCGAACGCCACCTCGACCGCGGTCCCCGCGCCGCGCGACGCGACGAGCGACGCCGGCTCGCCGAGGCCGGAGGGCGCGCCGGTGGCGCAGGTCGCGCGGAACACGGCGTCGGTGACGGCGACGTCGTCCACCCACAGCCCCTTCCCGGTTCCGGTGCTGTCGCTGCCGATCCGCCACCGCAGCCGGATCTCCCGGCCCGCGAAGGCGGCGAGGGATCCGTTCCAGTCGGTGGCCGGGTAGACCGGCGTCGCGTATTGCCGCGAGAAGACCGTCCCCGCGAACGTCTTCGGGAACCCGCAGGCGTTCCCGACGTTCGAGAGGGAGTCGGGGTAGTTCACCGTCGTCAGCCGGCTCCACGTCGCGAACGCCGGCCCCTCGGCGACCTCGACGACCGCGGCGTCCCATCCCGCCTCGATGTCGTATTTCGCGGCGAAACGCAGGACCGAGCTCGACTGCACCGAGATCGGCGGGGAGGTCAGCGCCGAGCAGAGATTGTTCGTGTACGTCCCCGTGGCGTAGACCTTCGGCCCCGTCTTCCCCCCGGACGACTGGACGCTCCACGGGGCGCTCGGCGCGAGCGTCGCTCCCCCCGTGTCCCCCGCGTCGTCCGACCAGGTCCCGATCGTCGAGGGTCCCGTCGGCGTCCCCGCGCGCGTCACGACGTTGCCGTCGTCGGCGCCGTTCCCGACGTCGACGGCCCGCACGACGTAGTGATACGTCCCGCCGTCGGCGAGCGCGTCGTGGTCGGTGTACGGGGTCGACGCGAGCCCCGAGGCGATGCGGTTCGCCTCCGACGGGACGAACGGCGCCGTCGCGCTGCGGAACACGTCGTACGAAACGGCGCCCCCGCAACGGGTCGCGGCCGCGGACCAGTCGAGCTCGAGCGAGCAGGTCGTGAGCCCCGGATTCGTCACCGAGGCGACCCCGTCGAAGGCCGGCCCGACCGTGCACGCCCCCGTCGTCTGCGCCGAAGCCTCGGCGGAGGCGGCGGACTCGCACGGCTGGAGCGCCCGCACGACGTAGTAATAAGGAACCCCTCCCGACACGCCGAGGTCGGCGTAGCCCGTCGCCGGCGCGTCGACGAGCGCGATCTCCTGGTACGGGCCGCCGGAGTCGAGCGAGCGCAGGACGCGGTACTGCGTCGCGTTCACCGCCGCCGACCAGGTGAGGTCGATCCTGTGGTCGCCGTTCCCGACGGCGGTCACGGTGGACGGGGGGGTCGGCTGGGCCATCGCGACGTCCTCGGTCGCGGGGCCGGTTCCCACCGTCACCGTGCGCTGCAGCGTGCAGTACCCGGCCTGGGAATAGGTCAGATGGTAGGTCTGCCCCGCCCGCGCGAGCCAGTGGTAGACGCCGCGCGCGTCGGCGCGACGGGGCGACTCGCCGTGCGTGAAGACGACCTCCTGCACGTCGACGCGCGCCGGAACCGGCTGCCCCGTCGCCGCGTTCGTGATCTTCCCGCGGATCTGCGGCGCGTCGAGGGTGCGGTTCAGGAAGAACTGCCACGCCGTGCGCTGGCGCTGCACGGTCACGTTGCGCCACGTCGCGTAGTCGGGCTGGAACGAGCAGCAACTCGCCTCGATCGTGAACGCGTACGAGCCGTACTGGTTGTACCAGGTGTCGACGCTTCCGCCGTCGACGAGGTAGATCGCCGACCAGATGGGGCCGACGGTGTACGTGCCGGTCTGCCCGTTGTCGTCCTGCAGGATCGCGTTGAGCGACTGCGCGACCTCCTGCATCGCGGTCATCTCG
It includes:
- a CDS encoding M14 family zinc carboxypeptidase codes for the protein MFRRILLSFLAASLLVATAATASGPVRKRLVHVRVQSDEILAALVDAGFDIAGMNKRDRTAGVVATEDEIRRLADLGFGFTLGPSNDDPVTIQALQDYTDPAELAAFISQTAAAFPNLVRTRVLSTNLFEGHQQVAVRITKDPDLPNDRPVFVLDSQHHAREVMTPEIAKDMIEYLTSRYGTDPAVTRWVDNIEIWVVASVNPDGAAHVFSVDNMWRRNRRPSCPVDPNRNYPVAWGTCNGSSGSCTDDTNRGSEPASEPETQGMLALASDTRPFYALSYHTYGEYIMYSYGCSNPDEMTAMQEVAQSLNAILQDDNGQTGTYTVGPIWSAIYLVDGGSVDTWYNQYGSYAFTIEASCCSFQPDYATWRNVTVQRQRTAWQFFLNRTLDAPQIRGKITNAATGQPVPARVDVQEVVFTHGESPRRADARGVYHWLARAGQTYHLTYSQAGYCTLQRTVTVGTGPATEDVAMAQPTPPSTVTAVGNGDHRIDLTWSAAVNATQYRVLRSLDSGGPYQEIALVDAPATGYADLGVSGGVPYYYVVRALQPCESAASAEASAQTTGACTVGPAFDGVASVTNPGLTTCSLELDWSAAATRCGGAVSYDVFRSATAPFVPSEANRIASGLASTPYTDHDALADGGTYHYVVRAVDVGNGADDGNVVTRAGTPTGPSTIGTWSDDAGDTGGATLAPSAPWSVQSSGGKTGPKVYATGTYTNNLCSALTSPPISVQSSSVLRFAAKYDIEAGWDAAVVEVAEGPAFATWSRLTTVNYPDSLSNVGNACGFPKTFAGTVFSRQYATPVYPATDWNGSLAAFAGREIRLRWRIGSDSTGTGKGLWVDDVAVTDAVFRATCATGAPSGLGEPASLVASRGAGTAVEVAFAPGCGATDHVAYWGAGPIAGSVQWSAAACGLGTSGSASFDPGDPPEGSFLYFVVVGQDATREGSFGAATGGERPEAQAIGGCDLAQVLGGGCP